The following coding sequences lie in one bacterium genomic window:
- a CDS encoding YraN family protein has translation MVSQNNIIGTLGESIACRFLSNKGFSIVKKNYRKKWGEIDIIAKKDSIIHFVEVKSVSRAHGYGGINNANDEFMPEENIHPEKIRRLLRTINSYISEKHLHNKDIEWQLDALVVVLDQNEKKAHVRVVENITT, from the coding sequence ATGGTTTCACAAAATAACATTATCGGGACACTCGGGGAAAGTATTGCTTGTAGATTTCTGTCAAACAAGGGATTCTCCATTGTTAAAAAAAATTACCGGAAAAAGTGGGGAGAAATTGATATTATTGCAAAAAAAGATAGTATCATTCATTTTGTTGAAGTAAAGTCTGTTTCTCGAGCCCATGGTTATGGAGGTATTAATAATGCGAACGATGAATTTATGCCTGAAGAAAATATCCATCCTGAAAAAATAAGAAGACTCTTGAGGACAATTAATTCATATATATCAGAAAAACATTTACACAATAAAGACATAGAGTGGCAACTTGATGCCCTTGTTGTAGTGTTGGATCAAAATGAGAAAAAAGCTCATGTAAGGGTTGTTGAAAATATTACGACATAG
- a CDS encoding STAS/SEC14 domain-containing protein translates to MIDQDTQKTNFNNVWCENGIVYYTISAPVDEKEAVRLDTVGEGFINTGEASFVLINIEKSKEFSSSARKAWVKFLQNPKIKRTAMFGGNVFVRTLASFVIAAAGKENIKFFGTEQEALGWLHSTSS, encoded by the coding sequence ATGATCGACCAAGATACTCAAAAAACGAACTTTAATAACGTGTGGTGCGAAAATGGAATAGTCTACTACACCATAAGCGCACCTGTTGACGAAAAGGAGGCAGTACGGCTTGATACAGTCGGAGAGGGATTTATCAATACAGGAGAAGCATCTTTTGTATTAATCAACATTGAAAAGTCGAAAGAATTTTCATCATCAGCGCGAAAGGCGTGGGTGAAGTTTTTACAAAATCCAAAAATCAAGAGAACCGCAATGTTTGGAGGAAATGTTTTTGTGCGCACTCTCGCATCGTTTGTGATTGCTGCTGCGGGAAAAGAAAACATCAAGTTTTTTGGAACCGAGCAAGAGGCGCTTGGGTGGCTTCACTCTACCAGTTCTTAA